A segment of the Chryseobacterium scophthalmum genome:
GGATACATCTGTTGTGATGATGTTTTTCAGACCTTTTCAAAATACCCTCTGTTTTCGGAAACCGGCGCTATTCTTACGATAGAAACTCCGGCAAGAAAATATTCAATGACAGAAATTGCCAATATCGTCGAGAGCAACAACTCTAAATTTTACGGTGGATTTATCAGTTTTATGTCGGATGAAGTGATTCACATCACCATCAAAATCAGTAACGAAAATTTGGCTTCAATTGATGCAACATTTGACCGTTATGATTACAGAATTGTAGAAAAATATTATTCTGATGAGAAAACAGATCTTTTCAAAGACCGTTTAGGTTTTTTACAAAAATTTATCGAAATATAATATGAAGGCAGCCATATATTCTCAGAAAAAAGATCTTGATACTTTTTTATATTTAAGCAAATTTATTTCTGAACTGGAAAGCAGAGGTGTAAAATCTGTTTTGTTTGACGAAATGGCTGAAGCGCTTCAGTTTTCTAA
Coding sequences within it:
- a CDS encoding CBS domain-containing protein codes for the protein MFIKDYISKDFPCFHLTDSIESARETLEAFGYTHIFIKKSHHFYGAIAKDFLYEEEGTLKNLEHQIERFAILEDNNIMDSIRLFYTFNANVIPVINKNEKYLGYICCDDVFQTFSKYPLFSETGAILTIETPARKYSMTEIANIVESNNSKFYGGFISFMSDEVIHITIKISNENLASIDATFDRYDYRIVEKYYSDEKTDLFKDRLGFLQKFIEI